A window of the Brassica oleracea var. oleracea cultivar TO1000 chromosome C1, BOL, whole genome shotgun sequence genome harbors these coding sequences:
- the LOC106338837 gene encoding uncharacterized mitochondrial protein AtMg00810-like, which yields MSTSTNTTGNTITYILVYVDDIIVTGNDNHRIQTVLHSFAARFSIKGPVDLHYFLGIQVTRTDSGVRLSQQKYINDRLYKANMTDAKPIATPLPTTPKLKLDSASPLQDATQYRSVVGSLQYLAFTRPDISYAVGRFSQFMHKPTGDHWQAAKRVLRYLSGTRSHVIFLHKKTPLTLHAFSDADWAGDTDDYVSTNGYIIYLGQNPISWSSNK from the coding sequence ATGAGCACCTCCACCAACACCACTGGAAACACGATCACTTATATCTTGGTATACGTTGACGACATTATTGTCACAGGGAATGATAATCACCGAATACAGACTGTTCTCCATTCTTTTGCTGCTCGCTTCTCCATCAAAGGCCCTGTTGATCTACACTATTTCCTCGGCATTCAGGTCACTCGAACCGACTCTGGTGTACGTCTCTCTCAACAGAAATACATCAATGATCGCCTATATAAGGCTAATATGACAGATGCGAAACCTATCGCTACCCCGCTTCCCACTACACCTAAACTCAAGCTTGATAGCGCCAGTCCTCTTCAAGATGCGACACAATATAGGTCAGTGGTTGGAAGCTTACAATATTTGGCTTTCACCCGACCAGATATCTCGTATGCAGTTGGTCGGTTCTCTCAGTTTATGCACAAACCAACTGGAGATCATTGGCAGGCAGCAAAGCGAGTCCTCCGTTACTTGTCTGGTACACGGTCACATGTTATCTTTTTACACAAGAAAACACCTCTTACACTACACGCTTTCTCTGATGCGGATTGGGCCGGTGATACGGACGATTACGTCTCCACAAATGGGTACATCATTTACTTAGGACAGAATCCGATCTCCTGGTCTTCAAATAAATAG